One window of Chryseobacterium sp. JJR-5R genomic DNA carries:
- the secG gene encoding preprotein translocase subunit SecG, translated as MDSIFILLMVLVMIASILLVIIVMAQNPKGGGLSSTFGGASSAQFGVQRTNDFMEKATWTLGAVIIVLILLSVIITGKPSAAPVPVPAKKEAPATQSAAPASTTTPAAQTPAPIK; from the coding sequence ATGGATTCTATATTTATACTATTGATGGTTCTTGTAATGATCGCGAGTATTTTACTGGTTATCATCGTTATGGCTCAAAACCCTAAAGGCGGAGGCCTTTCCAGTACGTTTGGAGGTGCTTCTTCGGCACAGTTCGGGGTACAGAGAACCAACGACTTTATGGAAAAAGCAACCTGGACTTTAGGAGCAGTGATTATTGTTCTTATCCTTTTAAGCGTAATAATTACAGGTAAGCCATCGGCAGCTCCCGTTCCGGTACCGGCCAAGAAAGAAGCTCCGGCAACACAATCTGCAGCTCCGGCCTCTACCACTACACCGGCAGCCCAGACTCCTGCACCGATTAAATAA
- a CDS encoding pitrilysin family protein: MKKQLTYIAAAFFFAGMVSAQKIDLNAMPKPGPTPAINIAKPKTFQLSNGLTVMVVENNKLPRVSANLSMDRPPYNEGTVTGVSEIMAEQFENGTTNMSKDAFNKKVDYLGANLGFSSGGAFASSLSKYFPQVLSLMADAIINPKFSAEEIQNSKERAIEGLKSEEKNASAIASRVSNALMYGKNTSRGEFETVESINKIQLADVQNTYKKYYAPDNAYLVIVGDVKFDKVKPMIEKAFSGWKKANTPIMPLEPSANIGKTEINVVDVPTAVQSVVSLNNLNTLKMKDADYFPATIANYILGGGGEARLFMNLREKNGFTYGAYSNMSASKYSPQFSATASVRNEVTDKAVKEFINELNAISAVKPEELENAKAKLKGNFIMSLEKPETIARFALNQKVQDLPADFYTNYLKSIDKVTAADVSNAVKTNILPNQSRIFIAGKASDISEGLEKLGYPVKYYDKDANPVAKPSAKKMDANVTVASIADKYIDAIGGKANLNKISSYSMTASMTMQGQNIDLKMVKAQGGKELTTVTAMGQVVQKQVFDGKTGYSEQMGQKVPMKAEQIAEKQKNSELFEELGFAKSADYKVAGIEKVGGEDSYVVKGGNTTYYYSVKTGLKTGETKTVKAPQGQEITVPTVFSDYKDVAGVKMPYTISVNQMGMDMTMNVKSYEVNQAKDTDFK; this comes from the coding sequence ATGAAAAAGCAATTAACATATATAGCTGCAGCATTTTTCTTCGCAGGAATGGTTTCAGCACAAAAAATAGATCTTAATGCAATGCCGAAACCGGGCCCAACGCCTGCGATCAACATTGCCAAGCCAAAAACCTTCCAGCTGAGCAACGGCCTTACGGTAATGGTGGTGGAAAACAACAAGCTGCCGAGGGTAAGCGCCAACCTTTCTATGGACAGGCCTCCGTATAATGAAGGAACCGTGACCGGTGTAAGCGAAATCATGGCTGAACAGTTCGAAAACGGAACCACCAACATGAGCAAAGATGCCTTCAATAAAAAAGTCGATTACCTTGGAGCCAATCTTGGGTTCTCTTCAGGCGGTGCTTTTGCCAGCTCGCTTTCCAAATATTTCCCTCAGGTTTTAAGCTTAATGGCGGATGCAATTATCAATCCTAAATTTTCTGCTGAGGAAATACAGAATTCCAAGGAAAGGGCAATCGAAGGATTGAAATCTGAAGAAAAAAATGCATCGGCTATCGCTTCAAGGGTTTCCAATGCTTTGATGTACGGGAAGAATACTTCAAGAGGAGAATTTGAAACGGTTGAATCCATCAACAAAATCCAACTGGCTGATGTACAGAACACTTATAAAAAATATTACGCTCCGGATAATGCGTATCTGGTAATAGTAGGAGATGTAAAATTTGATAAAGTAAAGCCTATGATTGAAAAAGCATTCAGTGGCTGGAAAAAAGCAAATACTCCGATTATGCCGTTAGAACCATCGGCAAATATCGGCAAAACAGAAATTAACGTAGTGGATGTTCCTACTGCTGTGCAGTCTGTTGTTTCATTAAACAACCTGAACACGCTGAAAATGAAAGATGCAGACTATTTCCCTGCTACCATTGCCAACTACATCCTTGGCGGAGGTGGCGAAGCAAGGCTCTTTATGAACCTTCGTGAGAAAAACGGATTTACATACGGGGCTTATTCCAATATGAGCGCAAGCAAATATTCCCCGCAGTTTTCTGCCACGGCAAGCGTGAGAAATGAAGTAACGGATAAAGCAGTAAAAGAGTTCATCAATGAGCTTAATGCGATCTCAGCGGTAAAACCTGAAGAGCTTGAAAATGCAAAGGCTAAGCTGAAAGGGAATTTCATCATGTCTCTGGAAAAACCTGAGACCATCGCAAGATTTGCACTGAACCAGAAAGTCCAGGACCTTCCTGCTGATTTCTATACAAACTACCTGAAGTCTATCGATAAGGTAACGGCCGCTGATGTTTCAAACGCTGTAAAAACAAATATCCTGCCCAATCAAAGCAGAATTTTTATCGCCGGAAAAGCATCTGATATTTCTGAAGGACTGGAAAAATTAGGTTACCCCGTAAAATATTACGACAAAGACGCCAATCCTGTTGCAAAACCGTCAGCCAAAAAAATGGATGCCAATGTAACGGTAGCTTCTATTGCAGACAAATACATTGATGCCATCGGTGGAAAAGCAAATCTTAATAAAATTTCTTCTTATTCGATGACCGCTTCCATGACCATGCAAGGCCAGAATATTGACCTGAAAATGGTGAAGGCACAGGGTGGAAAAGAACTGACTACGGTAACTGCTATGGGACAGGTGGTTCAGAAGCAGGTATTCGACGGGAAAACAGGATATTCTGAACAAATGGGACAGAAAGTTCCCATGAAAGCAGAACAGATTGCTGAAAAACAAAAAAATTCAGAGCTTTTCGAGGAACTGGGTTTTGCAAAATCTGCTGATTATAAAGTAGCAGGCATTGAAAAAGTAGGCGGAGAAGATTCTTATGTGGTAAAAGGAGGCAATACCACCTACTACTACAGCGTGAAAACAGGATTGAAAACAGGAGAAACCAAAACCGTAAAGGCGCCGCAGGGACAGGAAATAACAGTTCCTACCGTATTTTCTGACTATAAGGATGTAGCGGGAGTTAAAATGCCGTATACCATTTCTGTAAACCAGATGGGAATGGATATGACAATGAACGTAAAATCTTATGAAGTGAATCAGGCAAAAGACACTGATTTTAAATAA